Genomic window (Streptosporangium brasiliense):
GGCCGCCCTGAGCGGCTGCGGCGCGGCCGGTGGGGTCACCATGGCCCTGCACAAACTCGTGGAGTAGGCCGGGCGACGGCCCGGCGGGATGTACGGCGGGCGGGCCGGGCGGCTGTCGCGGGACGTGCCGCGAGGGTCAACGGCGCCGTGCGGGATGTGCCGCGAGGATTCAGGTCTGCCGTGCGGGATGTGCCGCGAGGATTCAGGTCTGCCGTGCGGATGCGCCGTGAGGGGCAGAGGGTGCCGTGCGGGAAGTGTCCGAGGGTCAGACGGTGCCGCTGAAGAGGGCCCAGACGGCCTTGCCCCCACGGTTGAGGTGGTCCCAGCCCCAGCACTGGCTGTAGGTCTCCACGATGTAGAGGCCCCTGCCGTTCTCGGAGATGAAGTCGGGCTCCTTGGGGGTGGGGACCTCGTTGCTGGGGTCGGCCACGGCCAGGAGCACGTGGGGCGACAGGTGCAGCAGCATCAGGGTGATCGGGGTGGTCTCGGGCTGACTGGCCGGACACAGTGCGTAACGGACCGCATTCGTGACCAGTTCCGAAACCACTAGCGCTGCGTCATCGCTCAGTTCCGACAATCCCCAGTCGCTCAACGTGGACCGGGTCACATCCCGGGCGGTCTTCACCGAGTCGGCCTGCCGGGGGAGCGGGCAGGCCGTGGCGCCGGAGTGGTTGGCCGCGAGCAGTTCGTCGAAGCCGACGTCGCGAGTCGCCTGCAGGTAGTCGGCAGCCGATTTTGGCTCCTCCACCATCCTGCCGGTACCTCCCGCTGTCATCGTGAGTCTCCGTGCCAGTTGTGAGTTTTCAGAGCCTGTGCACCATAAGCCCAATATGCACTAGGCCATCATGGGTCACCGGAACGTCCGCTGCAAGACCCAAATGCACGTGCAGTTGCAATGTGCAGCCGCATGGGCGGTTATGACATCACGTTGGCGAATCGGACACGGGGATGGGACCTTGTCATCGCGGCCGGAAGTGGTGACACTGTGTGCGCTGGCCCAAGTGAAGAGGGAGGCGAAGTGACGCAGGTTCAACAGGGATCAGGTCCCACAGCTCTGCGTATCCTTTTGGGCTCCCAACTGCGCCGGCTGCGCGAGGCCAAGGGGCTGTCGCGAGAAGAGGCGGGCCATCTCATCCGGGGCTCCGAATCCAAGATCAGCAGAATGGAGCTCGGCCGGGTCGGCCTGCGCGAACGCGACGTCGCCGACCTGCTCACCTTCTACGGGGTGGAGGACGAGGCGGCCCGCTCGGCGGTGATGGACCTCCTGCTGAGGGCGAACGAGCCCGGCTGGTGGCACCGCTTCAACGACCTGCTGCCCTCGTGGTTCCAGACCTACGTCGGCCTGGAGGAGGCGGCGTCCCGGATCCGCACCTATGAGGTGCAGTTCGTGCCGGGCCTGCTCCAGACGGAGGAATACGCCAGGGCGGTCATCACCGCGGGGAGCGCCGGGATCGCCCCCGAGGAGATCACGCGCCGCGTCGACCTACGGATGGAACGCCAGCAGGTGCTCAACCGGCCCGACGGGCCGTTCTTCTGGGCGGTCATCGACGAGGCCGCGCTGCGGCGCCCCATCGGCGGCGCGGAGGTGATGAGGGCGCAGCTGGAACACCTGCTCGACCTCATGCGCCGGCCCAACATCACGATTCAGGTGATGCCGTTCAGCTTCGGCGGCCACAGCGCCGAGGGCGGGGCCTTCAGCGTGCTGCGCTTCCAGGATCACGAGCTCCCCGACGTGGTATACGTCGAGCAGCTCGCCAGCGCCCTCTACCTCGACAAACGAGAGGAAGTCGACCGCTACAGCGAGGTCATGGAACGGCTGTGCGCGGTGAGCACCACCCCGGGCGAGACCACCGACATCCTGCGGCGCATCGTCAAGGAGAACTGAACGAGCGGCGGTCGCCCCGAGGTGTAGGTCTGCCCTAGACTGGCCAGCGGCGCTGGACACCCGCCACAGTGGAGCATGCCCTAATCTCGCATCTCGACGGCTGTGCCCGGTGCCGCTCATGTGGGCGCGGCGCGCGAGCTTGCCGCGGTAGCCGTACGACTTGACGCGCCCGCGATCACTCGAAGCTTGATCAAGGAGACCACCCCGTGAAGACCGCTGTGGAGGAGCTCAGCCCGACTCGGGTCAAGCTCACTGTCGAGGTGCCGTTCGAGGAGCTCGGCGAGAGCCTGCAGGCGGCGTACAAGAAGGTCGCGCAGCAGGTGCGCGTCCCCGGCTTCCGCCCCGGCAAGGTTCCGGCCCGGATCATCGAGCAGCGCTTCGGCCGCGCGGTGGTGCTGGAGGAGACCCTCAACGACGCCGTACCGAAGCTGTACGGCCAGGCCGTCGACGCGAGCGACCTCTTCCCGGTCAGCCCGCCGGAGATCGAGGTCACCAAGATCGATGACGGCGAGCAGGTCGAGTTCACCGCCGAGGTGGACATCCGCCCGAACTTCGACGTCCCCGACTACCAGGGCATCGAGGTCACCGTCCCGGTCGCCGAGGTGTCCGACGAGGACGTCGAGGCCCAGCTCGACGGCCTGCGCCAGCGCTTCGCCACGCTG
Coding sequences:
- a CDS encoding ATP-binding protein gives rise to the protein MTAGGTGRMVEEPKSAADYLQATRDVGFDELLAANHSGATACPLPRQADSVKTARDVTRSTLSDWGLSELSDDAALVVSELVTNAVRYALCPASQPETTPITLMLLHLSPHVLLAVADPSNEVPTPKEPDFISENGRGLYIVETYSQCWGWDHLNRGGKAVWALFSGTV
- a CDS encoding helix-turn-helix domain-containing protein, with the translated sequence MTQVQQGSGPTALRILLGSQLRRLREAKGLSREEAGHLIRGSESKISRMELGRVGLRERDVADLLTFYGVEDEAARSAVMDLLLRANEPGWWHRFNDLLPSWFQTYVGLEEAASRIRTYEVQFVPGLLQTEEYARAVITAGSAGIAPEEITRRVDLRMERQQVLNRPDGPFFWAVIDEAALRRPIGGAEVMRAQLEHLLDLMRRPNITIQVMPFSFGGHSAEGGAFSVLRFQDHELPDVVYVEQLASALYLDKREEVDRYSEVMERLCAVSTTPGETTDILRRIVKEN